A genomic stretch from Solanum stenotomum isolate F172 chromosome 8, ASM1918654v1, whole genome shotgun sequence includes:
- the LOC125873961 gene encoding LOW QUALITY PROTEIN: uncharacterized protein LOC125873961 (The sequence of the model RefSeq protein was modified relative to this genomic sequence to represent the inferred CDS: substituted 2 bases at 2 genomic stop codons), with protein sequence MWYVATENQEKKIVQRMQQVKTLNAEAFKWLNDLPLAKWTMYVDNGHRWGSLTTNVSESYNGVLKKARGIPVSAMVRMTLVASNCTHKCTRSHNKANSLLEQNKSXPLSVKKXFNKNWRKAQARIGMMNYSTTSVVFEFLTFAHNGKGGNVHKVFADAKKCSYGKWVNYHISCSHVIKFCDLCGIEPKTYVSKYYTTKYYK encoded by the exons ATGTGGTATGTTGCGACggagaatcaagaaaaaaaaattgttcaaagaATGCAACAAGTTAAAACATTGAACGCTGAAGCTTTTAAGTGGTTAAATGATCTTCCTTTGGCGAAATGGACTATGTACGTTGATAACGGTCATAGATGGGGTTCTTTGACAACCAATGTATCTGAGTCGTATAATGGTGTGTTGAAGAAAGCAAGGGGGATTCCAGTCTCAGCTATGGTTCGCATGACACTTGTTGCTTCCAATTGTACACACAAGTGTACGCGGTcgcacaa CAAGGCAAATTCTTTACTTGAACAAAATAAGTCTTGACCTCTTAGtgtgaaaaaatgatttaataaaaattgGAGAAAAGCTCAAGCACGTATTGGAATGATGAACTATAGTACTACTTCAGTTGTATTTGAGTTCCTCACATTTGCACACAATGGCAAAGGAGGAAATGTTCACAAAGTTTTTGCAGATGCCAAAAAATGTTCTTATGGCAAATGGGTAAATTATCATATATCTTGCTctcatgtaatcaaattttGTGATCTTTGTGGTATCGAGCCAAAGACTTATGTGAGCAAATACTACACCACAAAGTATTACAAATGA